In Stigmatopora nigra isolate UIUO_SnigA chromosome 2, RoL_Snig_1.1, whole genome shotgun sequence, a single window of DNA contains:
- the LOC144192570 gene encoding 1-phosphatidylinositol 4,5-bisphosphate phosphodiesterase zeta-1-like isoform X1: MTIRVEGLLQIKMRKSKAQSTRRGEIQNLFNNYASGQTTLPASSLLGFLHKEQMELEADVAAAESLIEKYEIEEGAVERQCMTFEGFLRYMESKDCCIFKQTHTSVYQDMNQPLTSYFISSSHNTYLTGDQLVGKSHLDAYVSALRRGCRCLEIDCWDGPSMEPIVYHGYTLTTKILFKDVITTVEQHAFEVSVYPVILSLENHCSKEQQEVMAIYLTSILGNKLLDVRLDHQTTGDLPSPNDLKYKILIKNKKLKPRARIEGVSGTEAEYSADEGEEEEEEEEEDEEEDQQSRSKFWSPRKAGSKKKKKRVVVAEKLSDLVIYTVSVKFISFGHSKDSQNSCENTSMAEKKARKLAKVSGKDFILHNQRFLSRIYPAGSRTSSSNYNPQEFWNVGSQLVALNFQSPGLPMDLNDGRFQDNGGCGYVLKPPVLMTSERSFDPNSSRRGVPPTHLLLKVISGSNLPLPKSGKTLDPFVRVEIHGIGSDCNRKNTNTVKNNSLNPFWDTDMNFRISVPDLCLIRFCVRDQIGFLSSDFVGQYTLPFSSLKKGFRWVPLRSRDGCSLDPASLFVYVWHS, translated from the exons ATGACCATTCGAGTCGAGGGACTGCTACAG atcaaAATGAGAAAGAGCAAGGCCCAATCGACCAGAAGAGGAGAGATCCAGAATCTCTTTAACAATTATGCCTCGGGCCAGACCACATTGCCTGCCTCCTCCCTACTGGGTTTCCTCCACAAGGAGCAGATGGAGCTCGAAGCTGATGTAGCTGCAGCCGAGAGTCTAATCGAGAAATATGAAATTGAGGAGGGTG CCGTTGAAAGGCAGTGTATGACATTTGAAGGCTTCCTCCGCTATATGGAGTCCAAAGACTGCTGTATCTTTAAGCAGACCCACACATCTGTCTACCAAGATATGAACCAGCCGCTAACCAGCTACTTCATTTCGTCGTCACACAACACGTACCTAACAGGTGATCAACTGGTAGGCAAAAGCCACCTGGATGCCTATGTCAG TGCTCTTAGGAGAGGTTGCCGCTGTCTGGAGATAGACTGCTGGGATGGGCCAAGTATGGAACCCATTGTTTACCATGGTTACACCCTGACTACAAAGATCCTCTTTAAAGATGTCATAACAACAGTAGAGCAGCATGCCTTTGAG GTGTCTGTTTACCCGGTTATCCTTTCTCTGGAGAACCATTGTTCCAAGGAGCAGCAGGAAGTCATGGCCATCTACCTCACCTCCATATTGGGAAACAAGCTGCTGGATGTGCGTTTGGACCACCAAACCACAGGAGACCTCCCGAGCCCGAAT GACCTAAAGTATAAGATCCTGATCAAGAATAAAAAGCTTAAGCCTCGTGCTAGGATAGAAGGAGTATCGGGAACAGAGGCAGAATACAGTGCAGATGagggtgaggaggaggaggaagaggaggaagaagatgaggaggaggatcaACAGAGCAGATCAAAGTTCTGGTCCCCAAGAAAGGCAGGCTCAAAGAAGAAA AAAAAGAGAGTAGTGGTGGCTGAGAAACTTTCCGACCTGGTCATATACACCGTGTCTGTCAAGTTCATCAGCTTTGGCCACTCCAAAGATAGTCAGAACTCCTGTGAGAACACATCCATGGCTGAGAAAAAAGCTCGCAAGCTGGCCAAAGTGTCCG GTAAAGACTTTATTCTTCACAACCAGAGGTTCCTAAGCAGGATTTATCCAGCGGGATCCAGGACTTCGTCATCTAACTACAACCCACAAGAGTTTTGGAATGTTGGCTCACAGCTCG TGGCACTCAATTTCCAATCCCCAGGATTGCCAATGGACCTTAATGATGGCCGTTTCCAAGACAATGGAGGCTGTGGTTACGTCTTGAAGCCCCCCGTGCTCATGACCAGTGAAAGGAGCTTCGATCCCAACAGCAGCCGGCGTGGTGTTCCACCAACACACTTGCTACTCAAG GTGATCAGTGGGTCCAATCTACCATTACCCAAGAGTGGCAAGACTCTGGACCCTTTTGTCAGAGTTGAGATCCACGGGATTGGATCGGACTGcaacagaaaaaacacaaacacagtcAAAAATAACT CGCTGAATCCTTTTTGGGATACCGACATGAACTTTCGCATCAGCGTTCCGGACCTGTGCCTGATCCGCTTTTGTGTCCGAGACCAGATCGGCTTTCTGTCCAGTGACTTTGTGGGTCAGTACACGCTTCCCTTCAGCAGCCTAAAGAAAG GCTTTCGCTGGGTCCCACTTCGGTCCCGAGACGGATGCAGCTTAGATCCAGCGTCTCTTTTTGTCTATGTCTggcattcctaa
- the LOC144192570 gene encoding 1-phosphatidylinositol 4,5-bisphosphate phosphodiesterase zeta-1-like isoform X2 produces the protein MTIRVEGLLQIKMRKSKAQSTRRGEIQNLFNNYASGQTTLPASSLLGFLHKEQMELEADVAAAESLIEKYEIEEGAVERQCMTFEGFLRYMESKDCCIFKQTHTSVYQDMNQPLTSYFISSSHNTYLTGDQLVGKSHLDAYVSALRRGCRCLEIDCWDGPSMEPIVYHGYTLTTKILFKDVITTVEQHAFEVSVYPVILSLENHCSKEQQEVMAIYLTSILGNKLLDVRLDHQTTGDLPSPNDLKYKILIKNKKLKPRARIEGVSGTEAEYSADEGEEEEEEEEEDEEEDQQSRSKFWSPRKAGSKKKKKRVVVAEKLSDLVIYTVSVKFISFGHSKDSQNSCENTSMAEKKARKLAKVSGKDFILHNQRFLSRIYPAGSRTSSSNYNPQEFWNVGSQLGLPMDLNDGRFQDNGGCGYVLKPPVLMTSERSFDPNSSRRGVPPTHLLLKVISGSNLPLPKSGKTLDPFVRVEIHGIGSDCNRKNTNTVKNNSLNPFWDTDMNFRISVPDLCLIRFCVRDQIGFLSSDFVGQYTLPFSSLKKGFRWVPLRSRDGCSLDPASLFVYVWHS, from the exons ATGACCATTCGAGTCGAGGGACTGCTACAG atcaaAATGAGAAAGAGCAAGGCCCAATCGACCAGAAGAGGAGAGATCCAGAATCTCTTTAACAATTATGCCTCGGGCCAGACCACATTGCCTGCCTCCTCCCTACTGGGTTTCCTCCACAAGGAGCAGATGGAGCTCGAAGCTGATGTAGCTGCAGCCGAGAGTCTAATCGAGAAATATGAAATTGAGGAGGGTG CCGTTGAAAGGCAGTGTATGACATTTGAAGGCTTCCTCCGCTATATGGAGTCCAAAGACTGCTGTATCTTTAAGCAGACCCACACATCTGTCTACCAAGATATGAACCAGCCGCTAACCAGCTACTTCATTTCGTCGTCACACAACACGTACCTAACAGGTGATCAACTGGTAGGCAAAAGCCACCTGGATGCCTATGTCAG TGCTCTTAGGAGAGGTTGCCGCTGTCTGGAGATAGACTGCTGGGATGGGCCAAGTATGGAACCCATTGTTTACCATGGTTACACCCTGACTACAAAGATCCTCTTTAAAGATGTCATAACAACAGTAGAGCAGCATGCCTTTGAG GTGTCTGTTTACCCGGTTATCCTTTCTCTGGAGAACCATTGTTCCAAGGAGCAGCAGGAAGTCATGGCCATCTACCTCACCTCCATATTGGGAAACAAGCTGCTGGATGTGCGTTTGGACCACCAAACCACAGGAGACCTCCCGAGCCCGAAT GACCTAAAGTATAAGATCCTGATCAAGAATAAAAAGCTTAAGCCTCGTGCTAGGATAGAAGGAGTATCGGGAACAGAGGCAGAATACAGTGCAGATGagggtgaggaggaggaggaagaggaggaagaagatgaggaggaggatcaACAGAGCAGATCAAAGTTCTGGTCCCCAAGAAAGGCAGGCTCAAAGAAGAAA AAAAAGAGAGTAGTGGTGGCTGAGAAACTTTCCGACCTGGTCATATACACCGTGTCTGTCAAGTTCATCAGCTTTGGCCACTCCAAAGATAGTCAGAACTCCTGTGAGAACACATCCATGGCTGAGAAAAAAGCTCGCAAGCTGGCCAAAGTGTCCG GTAAAGACTTTATTCTTCACAACCAGAGGTTCCTAAGCAGGATTTATCCAGCGGGATCCAGGACTTCGTCATCTAACTACAACCCACAAGAGTTTTGGAATGTTGGCTCACAGCTCG GATTGCCAATGGACCTTAATGATGGCCGTTTCCAAGACAATGGAGGCTGTGGTTACGTCTTGAAGCCCCCCGTGCTCATGACCAGTGAAAGGAGCTTCGATCCCAACAGCAGCCGGCGTGGTGTTCCACCAACACACTTGCTACTCAAG GTGATCAGTGGGTCCAATCTACCATTACCCAAGAGTGGCAAGACTCTGGACCCTTTTGTCAGAGTTGAGATCCACGGGATTGGATCGGACTGcaacagaaaaaacacaaacacagtcAAAAATAACT CGCTGAATCCTTTTTGGGATACCGACATGAACTTTCGCATCAGCGTTCCGGACCTGTGCCTGATCCGCTTTTGTGTCCGAGACCAGATCGGCTTTCTGTCCAGTGACTTTGTGGGTCAGTACACGCTTCCCTTCAGCAGCCTAAAGAAAG GCTTTCGCTGGGTCCCACTTCGGTCCCGAGACGGATGCAGCTTAGATCCAGCGTCTCTTTTTGTCTATGTCTggcattcctaa
- the pik3c2g gene encoding phosphatidylinositol 3-kinase C2 domain-containing subunit gamma → MERNRSLPPVPPARTVIQRQNAKDVLVSPTTENVYEYIDINVYDRQMPKPNKSLSLKTQAESQGQLNGTHEPLRPRRSAPPVPNTKGPNGRDLISPPVPPRRHVPLGHRFSCDLRDPSYKLTRSNTQSDDPDKYFIKLKDMPEGSTSVMAAFCQATSNLILRHKAAQSAHGCGVTQARMSRIHPALLQQVEMTITVATENQCHPLSIPTTVNRTVLSFINEICQLLEMTHKPTGCYVLKLCNSEEYLHNDELLGMHEVVQTHCKLNMNLPLRLLHSNNLRHSLARVEGDDKPSIPLYELVRPVCVLNACKLSLQNVLLSYTREAAMLMRSKSGMNINVLVAHVRTITDLLCGFSSAELEDAIGRLNRVNPIPLSCEEMSECESAMEVLHVSLLKVLQSFFDNFLSNFRTEDVAIQPETQDVESNSELLQFNAAALYKLQPYWVTTYDCFSISCELTYGEKQICPTVVSENISTALSFEKRLRCNRMMAFPVPVKQLPYECMLTFQLMGSKRGKTPNLLAWAVLPLYSNRTLVRGTVLLSMSMLPILSSVPSPALFDSHRQTVGVILQLEFPDEVEWTYQRPVALPGSFIFSSPCEALEKKMTSVSQKLCLCLLTENDKNFLWSKRHSSDKATTFLHLVLGGAPKWETEDLTEIYTVLDHWAIHLPEEALFLLTDSFPDQTVRQSAVQYFEQIPDDEYELFLPQLVQALKNEWELDGPLVMLLLERSLKNIRIAHQLYWLLEDACSEPHYQSWFSKVHAALRFCCGQALREELERESRLLSVLVKLAEKIRMSEKTRRKNVLNKEKEKIEKFFSDGGSCSLPLDIAFRVEGVDLEACKFYNSNTSPLGVSFTCADPRAKNIAVICKTGDTLRQDMLVLQIVRIMDRVWLQEGLDLRMVTYRCLSTGSSQGLIEVVPEAVTLAKIQQEWGLGGTLRHDTLEKWFHMWNKTKEDYEKAVKNFIHSCAGWCVATFILGICDRHNDNIMLKHTGHMFHIDFGKIMGNSQKIANVKRDRSPFVFTSEMQHFITGGGQKPQRLHRFVEVCCEAYNIIRHRSGLILSLLELMINAEMPELRDGNDLQYVQRNLRPHNTDLEATSYFTEKIKESMGSVAAKLNFLTHSMAQRKKQAASIRDGVPAPSTNIQDAVIQDFTMKDKVAIYNLKVTIDDGFWYNTMTYEDFEAIHKQLQKHFIESALPQFPSWYMLSFTTNRKMTLLNKYLKQLFEGPCKANEFVCSLFLDGPEMVHDSVVKVTEAPPQIQLNISYKDRKLSVLVKHLKNIKTANGSNPDAYVVTYLRPDPQHKSKRKTKVVRNNDSPTFNELLEYVNVPLLYGMVLEVSVKSKKTFLAATNIKLDEELLNKKTWFILGNAAL, encoded by the exons ATGGAGCGCAACAGGTCACTGCCACCAGTACCCCCTGCACGTACAGTGATTCAAAGACAAAACGCAAAAGATGTGCTTGTATCGCCTACCACAGAAAATGTTTACGAGTACATCGATATCAATGTTTATGATAGACAAATGCCCAAACCAAACAAGTCTCTAAGTTTGAAAACACAAGCTGAAAGTCAAGGACAACTCAATGGAACACACGAGCCTCTCCGACCGCGTCGTAGCGCCCCTCCGGTTCCGAACACGAAAGGGCCAAATGGACGGGATCTCATTTCCCCACCAGTACCCCCCAGAAGGCACGTACCCCTCGGCCATAGGTTCTCTTGTGACCTGAGAGACCCCAGTTACAAGTTGACCCGCTCCAACACGCAATCAGATGACCCG GACAAATACTTCATCAAACTGAAAGACATGCCTGAAGGAAGTACTTCAGTCATGGCTGCGTTCTGTCAGGCCACATCCAA TCTGATCTTACGTCACAAGGCCGCACAAAGCGCTCACGGTTGTGGCGTGACGCAAGCTCGAATGTCACGTATCCATCCAGCGCTTTTGCAGCAGGTTGAGATGACCATCACCGTGGCAACCGAAAATCAATGTCACCCACTTTCGATCCCGACCACAG tgaACAGAACAGTGCTAAGTTTTATCAATGAGATTTGCCAGTTGCTGGAGATGACTCACAAACCAACAGGCTGTTATGTCCTCAAATTGTGCAATTCTGAGGAGTACCTCCACAA TGACGAGCTGCTGGGTATGCACGAGGTTGTTCAAACACACTGCAAGCTCAACATGAATCTTCCCCTTCGATTACTGCACTCCAACAACTTGAGACACAGCCTGGCGAGGGTT GAGGGGGATGACAAACCCTCAATTCCTCTCTACGAGCTTGTGCGTCCTGTCTGCGTCTTAAATGCATGCAA GTTGAGTCTGCAGAATGTGCTCTTGAGCTATACCAGGGAAGCGGCCATGTTGATGAGAAGTAAA TCGGGGATGAATATCAACGTTTTGGTGGCCCATGTTCGCACCATTACTGATCTTCTGTGTGGCTTCTCGAGTGCAGAGTTGGAGGACGCCATTGGTCGGCTAAACAGAGTCAATCCCATTCCACTG AGTTGTGAGGAAATGTCAGAATGTGAGAGTG CTATGGAGGTGCTTCACGTCTCCCTGCTGAAAGTCTTGCAGAGTTTCTTTGACAACTTCCTCTCCAACTTCAGAACAGAGGATGTTGCCATCCAGCCCGAGACCCAAGACGTGGAGAGCAACAGTGAACTCTTACAGTTCAACGCGGCCGCTCTCTATAAACTACAACCGTACTGGGTGACCAC ATATGATTGCTTCTCCATTTCCTGTGAGCTGACGTATGGAGAGAAGCAGATTTGCCCTACTGTGGTTTCGGAAAACATCAGCACGGCTTTATCCTTTGAGAAAAGACTACGTTGTAACCGCAT GATGGCATTTCCTGTGCCAGTCAAGCAGTTGCCGTACGAATGTATGCTGACCTTCCAGCTAATGGGATCAAAACGAGGGAAGACCCCCAATTTGTTGGCCTGGGCTGTCCTGCCTCTTTATAGCAACAG AACTCTGGTAAGAGGGACAGTCTTGCTCAGTATGTCCATGTTGCCCATCTTATCTTCAGTCCCCTCCCCAGCACTGTTTGACAGTCATAGACAAACAGTGGGGGTCATCTTACAG CTTGAGTTCCCAGATGAGGTAGAGTGGACGTACCAAAGGCCCGTGGCGCTCCCTGGGTCGTTCATATTCTCGTCACCTTGCGAAgctttggaaaagaaaatgacaagtgTGTCACAGAAGCTGTGTCTTTGCCT TCTGACAGAGAACGACAAGAACTTCCTGTGGAGTAAACGGCACAGCAGTGACAAAGCAACCACCTTCCTCCACCTCGTGTTGGGTGGAGCCCCTAAGTGGGAAACTGAGGACCTCACAGAAATCTACACAGTTCTGGACCACTGGGCCATTCACCTGCCAGAAGAAGCTCTCTTCCTACTTACTGATAG TTTTCCGGACCAGACAGTGCGTCAAAGTGCTGTACAGTATTTCGAACAAATACCTGATGACGAGTACGAGTTATTTTTACCTCAGCTGGTCCAG GCTTTGAAGAATGAGTGGGAGCTAGATGGGCCTCTGGTCATGTTGCTGTTGGAGAGATCGCTAAAGAACATTCGGATTGCCCATCAACTCTATTG GCTGCTTGAGGATGCTTGCAGTGAGCCGCACTACCAGAGCTGGTTCAGTAAAGTGCACGCGGCCCTGCGTTTCTGCTGCGGTCAAGCGCTAAGGGAGGAACTAGAACGAGAGAGCCGCTTGCTGTCAGTGCTCGTAAAATTGGCCGAGAAGATTCGCATGTCCGAGAAGACGCGACGGAAG AATGTTCTGAACAAAGAAAAGGAGAAGATTGAGAAGTTCTTTAGTGACGGGGGAAGCTGCAGTCTGCCTCTAGACATTGCGTTTCGTGTCGAGGGAGTCGACTTGGAG GCCTGTAAATTTTACAACTCCAATACCTCTCCTCTGGGGGTGTCCTTCACTTGCGCTGACCCTCGTGCTAAGAACATTGCTGTGATCTGCAAG ACAGGAGATACCCTGCGCCAAGATATGCTGGTACTACAGATCGTCCGTATCATGGATAGAGTGTGGCTCCAGGAAGGGTTGGACTTGAGAATGGTTACCTACAGATGTCTTTCCACTGGCAGCAGTCAGG GCCTCATAGAAGTGGTTCCCGAAGCGGTGACTCTAGCGAAGATTCAGCAGGAGTGGGGTCTGGGGGGGACCCTTCGACATGACACCCTGGAGAAGTGGTTTCACATgtggaacaaaacaaaagaggATTACGAAAAG GCTGTGAAGAACTTCATTCACTCATGTGCAGGTTGGTGCGTGGCCACCTTCATCCTGGGGATCTGTGACCGCCACAACGATAACATCATGTTAAAGCACACCGGACACATGTTCCACATCGACTTTGGGAAGATCATGGGCAACTCACAGAAGATCGCAAATGTTAAAAG ggACCGCTCACCATTCGTTTTCACGTCAGAGATGCAGCACTTCATCACAGGCGGTGGTCAGAAACCTCAACGCTTACATCGCTTTGTAGAAGTCTGCTGTGAAGCTTACAACATCATCAGACACCGATCAGGGCTCATCCTCAGCTTGCTGGAGCTG ATGATCAATGCGGAAATGCCAGAACTGAGGGACGGTAATGACCTGCAGTACGTCCAGAGAAATCTCCGACCGCACAACACTGACCTGGAAGCCACGTCTTACTTTACAGa GAAGATTAAGGAGAGCATGGGTTCCGTGGCAGCCAAGTTAAACTTCCTGACGCACAGCATGGCCCAAAGGAAGAAGCAGGCAGCATCGATCCGCGATGGCGTTCCTGCTCCCAGTACCAACATTCAAGATGCCGTGATCCAGGACTTCACCATGAAGGACAAAGTTGCG ATCTATAACTTGAAGGTGACCATTGACGATGGCTTTTGGTATAACACAATGACATATGAGGACTTTGAGGCGATCCACAAGCAGTTGCAGAAACACTTCATTGAGTCCGCTTTGCCTCA attcccGTCTTGGTATATGCTCTCATTCACCACCAACAGAAAGATGACTTTGCTGAACAAATACCTCAAACAACTTTTTGAGGGTCCTTGCAAAGCG AATGAATTTGTGTGCAGCTTGTTCTTAGATGGACCTGAAATGGTTCATGATAGTGTGGTAAAAG TAACAGAAGCACCTCCGCAGATCCAGCTCAACATATCTTACAAGGACCGCAAGCTTTCCGTCTTGGTAAAACACCTCAAGAACATT AAGACTGCTAACGGCTCCAATCCGGATGCCTACGTTGTGACCTATCTGAGACCGGACCCCCAGCACAAGtctaaaagaaagacaaaagtgGTTCGGAATAATGACAGCCCCACTTTCAATGAACTG CTGGAGTACGTCAATGTCCCCCTTCTTTATGGGATGGTTCTTGAGGTGAGCGTAAAGAGCAAGAAGACTTTCCTAGCTGCCACAAACATCAAATTGGACGAAGAACTGCTTAACAAGAAAACTTGGTTCATTCTCGGAAATGCAGCACTTTGA
- the LOC144185259 gene encoding protein Bouncer-like encodes MAAQGTHSLEVSFILMAVVLLLPACSQPGPFRCHFCPLQPKEDPCFNITTECPPNYRCATSRGYYGAFHALSHQGCVERQLCDGAPRAVYYMGVEYKVKRECCCRDECNMAPGSEGVLKMLLDIMAEKDEYAEATRLLRKRLLGSCEDDPTIPSPSVSMP; translated from the exons ATGGCAGCGCAAGGAACGCAcag CCTGGAAGTGTCTTTCATCCTGATGGCTGTGGTTCTTCTCCTCCCAGCCTGTTCCCAACCGGGCCCCTTCCGATGCCACTTCTGCCCCCTGCAGCCTAAAGAGGACCCGTGCTTTAACATAACTACTGAGTGTCCCCCAAACTACCGCTGCGCCACTTCCAGGGGCTACTACGGAGCTTTTCACGCACTCTCCCACCAGGGCTGCGTTGAGCGCCAGCTCTGTGATGGAGCCCCCCGAGCGGTTTACTACATGGGGGTTGAGTACAAAGTGAAGCGGGAATGCTGCTGTAGGGATGAATGCAACATGGCGCCTGGTTCTGAGGGAGTCCTGAAGATGCTGCTGGACATTATGGCAGAAAAGGACGAGTATGCTGAGGCCACTAGACTGCTGAGGAAGCGTCTCTTGGGGTCTTGTGAAGATGACCCTACTATTCCTTCGCCATCAGTTTCTATGCCATGA
- the bncr gene encoding protein Bouncer, whose translation MWQLLHAVMFIFCLMPVTVCGKLHCLFRPLLENDYKFEPIVTECPPGEVCFKVEARYGNYSALSGSGCLPKTVCGQERPLSYKGAAYTLSYTCCQGPYCNNCIGLVANAIITATLVTVAVMVGN comes from the coding sequence ATGTGGCAGCTCCTGCACGCCGTCATGTTCATCTTCTGCCTCATGCCAGTCACAGTGTGTGGGAAGCTTCACTGCCTTTTCCGGCCCCTCCTGGAAAATGACTATAAATTTGAGCCCATCGTGACTGAGTGTCCCCCAGGCGAGGTGTGCTTCAAAGTGGAGGCTCGCTACGGCAACTACAGCGCCCTGTCTGGAAGCGGCTGCTTGCCCAAGACTGTCTGCGGCCAGGAGCGCCCGCTCTCCTACAAAGGAGCTGCCTACACCTTGAGCTACACTTGCTGCCAAGGGCCATATTGCAACAACTGTATAGGCCTCGTTGCCAATGCTATCATCACTGCAACACTTGTGACTGTTGCTGTGATGGTTGGAAACTGA